A region from the Manihot esculenta cultivar AM560-2 chromosome 13, M.esculenta_v8, whole genome shotgun sequence genome encodes:
- the LOC110629677 gene encoding LMBR1 domain-containing protein 2 homolog A isoform X3: MACSNTFGLVTGAFLLGFGLSEIPKNLWRNADWTTRQKVLSHKIAKMAVKLDDAHQELSNAIVVAQATSTQMSKRDPLRPYMNVIDNMLAQMFREDPSFKPQGGRLGENDMDYDTDEKSMATLRRHLRVAREGYYRYKSEYMNYVLEALELEDTIKNYERGSSTGWKYISSFRPARTGKLGACLDTMEFFLRCILSKQFEKLSAIVLGTMSAAILLAEATLLPSSFNLSLFSLLINSIGKQEIFVQVLALIPLMYMCICTYYSLFKIGMLMFYSLTPRQTSSVSLLMICSMVARYAPPISYNFLNLINLDAKTIFEKRMGKIDDVLKIFGSGFNKIYPLIMVIYTLLVASNFFDRVFGFFGSWKRFRFQTETDDTDGFDPSGLIILQKERSWLEQGQKVGEHVIPLARNFNNVDMESGSNSAIHHRIIIKENSQDKTAVEMKATTSLVADAKKGSPSSPLKEGGHRRVTSKEAISNKYSVLREESRHANTAPADKNVTSAKASLLDVGNSESNNTKGGPSGLASKWESMKNGFQNFKANIGSKKFLPLRQIQETQFISRVSSSESLDEIFQRLKRPSNDHGSNSDDDAMTSGPGR, from the exons ATGGCATGCTCGAACACATTTGGACTTGTAACAGGTGCCTTTCTTCTTGGTTTTGGTTTGAGTGAAATTCCTAAGAACTTGTGGAGAAATGCAGATTGGACAACTCGCCAAAAAGTTCTTTCACATAAAATTGCCAAAATGGCTGTGAAACTCGATGATGCTCATCAAGAACTTTCAAATGCTATTGTA GTTGCGCAGGCAACATCCACTCAGATGTCCAAGCGTGACCCTTTGAGACCTTACATGAATGTCATAGATAACATGCTAGCTCAAATG TTCAGGGAAGATCCATCCTTTAAACCACAAGGTGGCCGATTGGGAGAAAATGATATGGACTATGATACGGATGAGAAATCAATGGCAACACTTAGACGCCATCTTAGGGTGGCTCGTGAGGGGTATTATCGTTATAAAAG TGAGTATATGAACTATGTCTTGGAAGCCCTAGAACTAGAAGatacaattaaaaattatgaacGTGGCAGTTCAACTGGATG GAAATATATTTCAAGCTTCAGACCTGCTCGAACTGGTAAATTGGGGGCCTGCCTTGATACAATGG AATTTTTTTTGCGATGCATTTTAAGTAAGCAATTTGAGAAGCTCTCAGCTATCGTACTTGGTACTATGTCAGCTGCAATTCTTTTGGCCGAGGCAACTCTGCTACCATCTAGTTTtaatctctctcttttttcactTCTTATAAACTCTATTGGAAAGCAAGAGATTTTTGTGCAG GTGTTGGCTCTTATACCTTTGATGTATATGTGCATTTGCACGTACTACTCTCTGTTCAAAATAGGAatgctaatgttttattcaTTAACACCTAGGCAGACGAGCTCAGTCAGCTTGCTTATGATATGCTC GATGGTTGCTCGTTATGCTCCTCCAATTTCGTATAACTTCCTCAATCTCATCAATCTTGATGCTAAAACTATATTTGAAAAA CGAATGGGCAAAATTGATGACGTTTTAAAGATATTTGGAAGTGGGTTTAACAAAATCTATCCCCTCATAATGGTTATATACACCCTTTTGGTTGCAAGTAATTTCTTCGACCGTGTGTTTGGTTTCTTTGGGAGCTGGAAGAGATTTAGATTTCAAACAGAAACAGATGATACTGATGGATTTGATCCGTCAGGATTAATTATCCTACAGAAAG AAAGATCTTGGCTGGAACAAGGACAAAAAGTTGGTGAGCATGTTATCCCACTGGCAAGAAACTTTAACAATGTGGATATGGAGTCTGGCAGCAATAGTGCA ATACATCACCGTATAATAATCAAGGAAAACTCTCAGGATAAGACTGCTGTTGAAATGAAGGCAACAACTAGCTTAGTTGCTGATGCTAAAAAGGGAAGTCCATCATCACCTTTAAAAGAAGGCGGCCACAGACGTGTCACCAGTAAAGAAGCCATTAGCAACAAATATAGTGTGTTGAGAGAAGAAAGTAGACATGCCAATACTGCGCCTGCGGACAAGAACGTGACCTCTGCTAAGGCATCATTGCTTGATGTGGGCAACTCAGAATCTAACAACACAAAAGGAGGACCATCTGGTTTGGCATCAAAATGGGAATCAATGAAGAATGGTTTTCAAAATTTCAAGGCAAATATAGGGTCTAAAAAGTTTCTTCCTTTACGTCAAATCCAGGAAACTCAATTCATCTCACGTGTTTCATCATCCGAGTCTCTTGATGAGATATTCCAGAGGTTGAAACGGCCATCTAATGACCATGGCAGTAATAGTGATGATGATGCGATGACATCAGGCCCTGGCAGATAA
- the LOC110629677 gene encoding LMBR1 domain-containing protein 2 homolog A isoform X1 encodes MWVFYLISLPLTLGMVILTLRYFAGPEVPRYVLFTVGYTWFCSLSIIILVPADIYTAKFQLNNGGISFFWSWSYWSTFLLTWAVVPLIQGFEDAGDFTVTERLKTSIHANLVFYLIVGSIGLFGLILLVLTQKRSGSNVLGVAMACSNTFGLVTGAFLLGFGLSEIPKNLWRNADWTTRQKVLSHKIAKMAVKLDDAHQELSNAIVVAQATSTQMSKRDPLRPYMNVIDNMLAQMFREDPSFKPQGGRLGENDMDYDTDEKSMATLRRHLRVAREGYYRYKSEYMNYVLEALELEDTIKNYERGSSTGWKYISSFRPARTGKLGACLDTMEFFLRCILSKQFEKLSAIVLGTMSAAILLAEATLLPSSFNLSLFSLLINSIGKQEIFVQVLALIPLMYMCICTYYSLFKIGMLMFYSLTPRQTSSVSLLMICSMVARYAPPISYNFLNLINLDAKTIFEKRMGKIDDVLKIFGSGFNKIYPLIMVIYTLLVASNFFDRVFGFFGSWKRFRFQTETDDTDGFDPSGLIILQKERSWLEQGQKVGEHVIPLARNFNNVDMESGSNSAIHHRIIIKENSQDKTAVEMKATTSLVADAKKGSPSSPLKEGGHRRVTSKEAISNKYSVLREESRHANTAPADKNVTSAKASLLDVGNSESNNTKGGPSGLASKWESMKNGFQNFKANIGSKKFLPLRQIQETQFISRVSSSESLDEIFQRLKRPSNDHGSNSDDDAMTSGPGR; translated from the exons ATGTGGGTGTTTTACCTGATCTCGCTGCCTCTAACCCTAGGCATGGTGATTTTGACGTTGAGGTACTTCGCCGGCCCGGAGGTGCCTCGTTATGTCCTATTCACCGTTGGATACACCTGGTTCTGTTCTCTTTCTATTATCATCCTTGTACCTGCCGATATCTATACG GCAAAATTTCAGCTTAATAATGGAGGCATTTCTTTCTTTTGGAGCTGGTCATATTGGAGTACATTTTTACTTACTTG GGCTGTGGTGCCCCTTATTCAGGGTTTTGAAGATGCTGGAGACTTCACTGTGACAGAAAGATTAAAGACTAGTATACATGCTAACTTGGTCTTCTATTTAATTGTGGGATCTATTGGACTCTTTGGACTTATTCTCCTTGTTTTGACGCAAAAAAG GAGTGGGAGTAATGTGCTTGGTGTTGCTATGGCATGCTCGAACACATTTGGACTTGTAACAGGTGCCTTTCTTCTTGGTTTTGGTTTGAGTGAAATTCCTAAGAACTTGTGGAGAAATGCAGATTGGACAACTCGCCAAAAAGTTCTTTCACATAAAATTGCCAAAATGGCTGTGAAACTCGATGATGCTCATCAAGAACTTTCAAATGCTATTGTA GTTGCGCAGGCAACATCCACTCAGATGTCCAAGCGTGACCCTTTGAGACCTTACATGAATGTCATAGATAACATGCTAGCTCAAATG TTCAGGGAAGATCCATCCTTTAAACCACAAGGTGGCCGATTGGGAGAAAATGATATGGACTATGATACGGATGAGAAATCAATGGCAACACTTAGACGCCATCTTAGGGTGGCTCGTGAGGGGTATTATCGTTATAAAAG TGAGTATATGAACTATGTCTTGGAAGCCCTAGAACTAGAAGatacaattaaaaattatgaacGTGGCAGTTCAACTGGATG GAAATATATTTCAAGCTTCAGACCTGCTCGAACTGGTAAATTGGGGGCCTGCCTTGATACAATGG AATTTTTTTTGCGATGCATTTTAAGTAAGCAATTTGAGAAGCTCTCAGCTATCGTACTTGGTACTATGTCAGCTGCAATTCTTTTGGCCGAGGCAACTCTGCTACCATCTAGTTTtaatctctctcttttttcactTCTTATAAACTCTATTGGAAAGCAAGAGATTTTTGTGCAG GTGTTGGCTCTTATACCTTTGATGTATATGTGCATTTGCACGTACTACTCTCTGTTCAAAATAGGAatgctaatgttttattcaTTAACACCTAGGCAGACGAGCTCAGTCAGCTTGCTTATGATATGCTC GATGGTTGCTCGTTATGCTCCTCCAATTTCGTATAACTTCCTCAATCTCATCAATCTTGATGCTAAAACTATATTTGAAAAA CGAATGGGCAAAATTGATGACGTTTTAAAGATATTTGGAAGTGGGTTTAACAAAATCTATCCCCTCATAATGGTTATATACACCCTTTTGGTTGCAAGTAATTTCTTCGACCGTGTGTTTGGTTTCTTTGGGAGCTGGAAGAGATTTAGATTTCAAACAGAAACAGATGATACTGATGGATTTGATCCGTCAGGATTAATTATCCTACAGAAAG AAAGATCTTGGCTGGAACAAGGACAAAAAGTTGGTGAGCATGTTATCCCACTGGCAAGAAACTTTAACAATGTGGATATGGAGTCTGGCAGCAATAGTGCA ATACATCACCGTATAATAATCAAGGAAAACTCTCAGGATAAGACTGCTGTTGAAATGAAGGCAACAACTAGCTTAGTTGCTGATGCTAAAAAGGGAAGTCCATCATCACCTTTAAAAGAAGGCGGCCACAGACGTGTCACCAGTAAAGAAGCCATTAGCAACAAATATAGTGTGTTGAGAGAAGAAAGTAGACATGCCAATACTGCGCCTGCGGACAAGAACGTGACCTCTGCTAAGGCATCATTGCTTGATGTGGGCAACTCAGAATCTAACAACACAAAAGGAGGACCATCTGGTTTGGCATCAAAATGGGAATCAATGAAGAATGGTTTTCAAAATTTCAAGGCAAATATAGGGTCTAAAAAGTTTCTTCCTTTACGTCAAATCCAGGAAACTCAATTCATCTCACGTGTTTCATCATCCGAGTCTCTTGATGAGATATTCCAGAGGTTGAAACGGCCATCTAATGACCATGGCAGTAATAGTGATGATGATGCGATGACATCAGGCCCTGGCAGATAA
- the LOC110629677 gene encoding LMBR1 domain-containing protein 2 homolog A isoform X2 gives MWVFYLISLPLTLGMVILTLRYFAGPEVPRYVLFTVGYTWFCSLSIIILVPADIYTAKFQLNNGGISFFWSWSYWSTFLLTWAVVPLIQGFEDAGDFTVTERLKTSIHANLVFYLIVGSIGLFGLILLVLTQKRSGSNVLGVAMACSNTFGLVTGAFLLGFGLSEIPKNLWRNADWTTRQKVLSHKIAKMAVKLDDAHQELSNAIVVAQATSTQMSKRDPLRPYMNVIDNMLAQMFREDPSFKPQGGRLGENDMDYDTDEKSMATLRRHLRVAREGYYRYKSEYMNYVLEALELEDTIKNYERGSSTGWKYISSFRPARTGKLGACLDTMEFFLRCILSKQFEKLSAIVLGTMSAAILLAEATLLPSSFNLSLFSLLINSIGKQEIFVQVLALIPLMYMCICTYYSLFKIGMLMFYSLTPRQTSSVSLLMICSMVARYAPPISYNFLNLINLDAKTIFEKRMGKIDDVLKIFGSGFNKIYPLIMVIYTLLVASNFFDRVFGFFGSWKRFRFQTETDDTDGFDPSGLIILQKERSWLEQGQKVGEHVIPLARNFNNVDMESGSNSADKTAVEMKATTSLVADAKKGSPSSPLKEGGHRRVTSKEAISNKYSVLREESRHANTAPADKNVTSAKASLLDVGNSESNNTKGGPSGLASKWESMKNGFQNFKANIGSKKFLPLRQIQETQFISRVSSSESLDEIFQRLKRPSNDHGSNSDDDAMTSGPGR, from the exons ATGTGGGTGTTTTACCTGATCTCGCTGCCTCTAACCCTAGGCATGGTGATTTTGACGTTGAGGTACTTCGCCGGCCCGGAGGTGCCTCGTTATGTCCTATTCACCGTTGGATACACCTGGTTCTGTTCTCTTTCTATTATCATCCTTGTACCTGCCGATATCTATACG GCAAAATTTCAGCTTAATAATGGAGGCATTTCTTTCTTTTGGAGCTGGTCATATTGGAGTACATTTTTACTTACTTG GGCTGTGGTGCCCCTTATTCAGGGTTTTGAAGATGCTGGAGACTTCACTGTGACAGAAAGATTAAAGACTAGTATACATGCTAACTTGGTCTTCTATTTAATTGTGGGATCTATTGGACTCTTTGGACTTATTCTCCTTGTTTTGACGCAAAAAAG GAGTGGGAGTAATGTGCTTGGTGTTGCTATGGCATGCTCGAACACATTTGGACTTGTAACAGGTGCCTTTCTTCTTGGTTTTGGTTTGAGTGAAATTCCTAAGAACTTGTGGAGAAATGCAGATTGGACAACTCGCCAAAAAGTTCTTTCACATAAAATTGCCAAAATGGCTGTGAAACTCGATGATGCTCATCAAGAACTTTCAAATGCTATTGTA GTTGCGCAGGCAACATCCACTCAGATGTCCAAGCGTGACCCTTTGAGACCTTACATGAATGTCATAGATAACATGCTAGCTCAAATG TTCAGGGAAGATCCATCCTTTAAACCACAAGGTGGCCGATTGGGAGAAAATGATATGGACTATGATACGGATGAGAAATCAATGGCAACACTTAGACGCCATCTTAGGGTGGCTCGTGAGGGGTATTATCGTTATAAAAG TGAGTATATGAACTATGTCTTGGAAGCCCTAGAACTAGAAGatacaattaaaaattatgaacGTGGCAGTTCAACTGGATG GAAATATATTTCAAGCTTCAGACCTGCTCGAACTGGTAAATTGGGGGCCTGCCTTGATACAATGG AATTTTTTTTGCGATGCATTTTAAGTAAGCAATTTGAGAAGCTCTCAGCTATCGTACTTGGTACTATGTCAGCTGCAATTCTTTTGGCCGAGGCAACTCTGCTACCATCTAGTTTtaatctctctcttttttcactTCTTATAAACTCTATTGGAAAGCAAGAGATTTTTGTGCAG GTGTTGGCTCTTATACCTTTGATGTATATGTGCATTTGCACGTACTACTCTCTGTTCAAAATAGGAatgctaatgttttattcaTTAACACCTAGGCAGACGAGCTCAGTCAGCTTGCTTATGATATGCTC GATGGTTGCTCGTTATGCTCCTCCAATTTCGTATAACTTCCTCAATCTCATCAATCTTGATGCTAAAACTATATTTGAAAAA CGAATGGGCAAAATTGATGACGTTTTAAAGATATTTGGAAGTGGGTTTAACAAAATCTATCCCCTCATAATGGTTATATACACCCTTTTGGTTGCAAGTAATTTCTTCGACCGTGTGTTTGGTTTCTTTGGGAGCTGGAAGAGATTTAGATTTCAAACAGAAACAGATGATACTGATGGATTTGATCCGTCAGGATTAATTATCCTACAGAAAG AAAGATCTTGGCTGGAACAAGGACAAAAAGTTGGTGAGCATGTTATCCCACTGGCAAGAAACTTTAACAATGTGGATATGGAGTCTGGCAGCAATAGTGCA GATAAGACTGCTGTTGAAATGAAGGCAACAACTAGCTTAGTTGCTGATGCTAAAAAGGGAAGTCCATCATCACCTTTAAAAGAAGGCGGCCACAGACGTGTCACCAGTAAAGAAGCCATTAGCAACAAATATAGTGTGTTGAGAGAAGAAAGTAGACATGCCAATACTGCGCCTGCGGACAAGAACGTGACCTCTGCTAAGGCATCATTGCTTGATGTGGGCAACTCAGAATCTAACAACACAAAAGGAGGACCATCTGGTTTGGCATCAAAATGGGAATCAATGAAGAATGGTTTTCAAAATTTCAAGGCAAATATAGGGTCTAAAAAGTTTCTTCCTTTACGTCAAATCCAGGAAACTCAATTCATCTCACGTGTTTCATCATCCGAGTCTCTTGATGAGATATTCCAGAGGTTGAAACGGCCATCTAATGACCATGGCAGTAATAGTGATGATGATGCGATGACATCAGGCCCTGGCAGATAA